The window AAAATAGCAGTGATGCTCCACCGCCCTCAATTCTGGCTATTGCTACCTGTTACCAAGATCAACCGAATGGCTTAATTATCCTGCACCAGACTGAACGATCCCGCACCTGGAACAATGTCGAGATCGATTTGCTGCGAGAGGTTGCTGATCAAGTGGGAACTGGAATCGCTCATGCTTCTCTGTTTGCTGAAAGCCGAAACCTGGCAGAAGAGTTGCAGCGAGTCAACGAAAATTTAATGAAAAAACACCAGGAGCTAGAAGACTCCCGGCAGCAAGCAGAAGCCGCCTCTCGACTCAAAAGTGAATTTCTTGCCAATACTTCACATGAGCTAAGAACTCCTCTTAATGGCGTGATTGGGTTCTTGAAGCTGGTTATGGACGGGATGGCAGATGATCCAGCAGAGCAAAACCAGTTCATTCAGGAAGCTCATCGATCGGCAATCCATCTTCTGAATGTCATTAACGATATTCTTGACATCGCCAAGATTGAGGCAGGCAAGATGCAGCTTGACCTTAATCCAATTCCGCTAGAAGACTTGCTCAACGATGTCCTTCGCAAAACTCGACCACAGGCGCAGCAGAAAAACCTCAGTTTTGAGATTCGTACGCCTGAAACGCGCGACGAGGTTGTTCTCTTAGGCAACTATCAGCGTCTGCTTCAGGTGATGCTTAATCTAGTCGGAAATGCGATTAAGTTTACGCACGAAGGTGGAGTGACTATCAGTGCTGAGGTCTTGTCACAAAAGATCACTGTCAATGAAGAAGAACGTCCGGGAATGGTCAAAATTAGCGTCGCGGACACGGGAATTGGTGTTTCTTTGGAGAAGCAAGATAAGCTGTTTCAGTCTTTCAGTCAGGTAGATGGTTCTCGTACCAGGCAATATGGCGGAACGGGTCTAGGTCTAGCCATTTCGCAAAAGCTGGTTGAAGCAATGGCGGGAGAGGTCAATTTCTACAGTATGGGCGAAGGATTAGGATCAACGGTTACATTCACTGTGCCCCTATACCAAGATCCTTTAATGGTAACGGCTCCCTTGCCTGACACTGCTGATCTCCTATCAAGTATGTAGGAGATAGCGCACAAAATTCCCCAAGCGGGGACTCATCCTTCTCCTATCCTTGCTATAGACTACGAGAAGACTGCTCTTCGTATCATTAGTCCACCCAATCAGTTCACCAGTTAGCTCATCAATTGAGACTCTCATTCCCGGACTTCAGCCGCGCTCGGTTCGGTCACCAATTCTTGCTTAAATTCGCCCCTAAGCTGTAAGAGATTTTGTCATGATTGAGGTTTTAGCTGTTCTCTCCCTGTCTGCTGCTGCGGGCATGAGAATTGCGCTGCCCCTACTGCTGATCGGCTTACTCTACCGGGACAATCTTTGGGCAAACATGCCGCTATTGTCGCGAATTCCCCCCGGTGTAGTGCTGTCGGTGCTAGTGAGTTGGTCGATTGTAGAACTCTTTCTCTCAAAAGGGTTAATAGGTCAACGAATCT of the Trichocoleus sp. genome contains:
- a CDS encoding ATP-binding protein, translated to MTLPSDRPLSTNESIHPGTPQQFDGFLAVPAADLVFTQDGSGQYLSFYWRDADRYGLQPAQVIGQPIEAVFTPAAVAPYLERIQQVLDYLIPLRFEYPFCFADEYLVFELTASPILMPHGTATGVVVMGHFLYTSSQGRALELINNLTHINPALYSDRYEKRLTQVVWKIRRSLDLETIWQQTVEGLGETFGVSRCLICPYQPGIQAVKVVAEYRKLALPAMLGTEFQIAEEVYLGQALATLKPIACSATENSSDAPPPSILAIATCYQDQPNGLIILHQTERSRTWNNVEIDLLREVADQVGTGIAHASLFAESRNLAEELQRVNENLMKKHQELEDSRQQAEAASRLKSEFLANTSHELRTPLNGVIGFLKLVMDGMADDPAEQNQFIQEAHRSAIHLLNVINDILDIAKIEAGKMQLDLNPIPLEDLLNDVLRKTRPQAQQKNLSFEIRTPETRDEVVLLGNYQRLLQVMLNLVGNAIKFTHEGGVTISAEVLSQKITVNEEERPGMVKISVADTGIGVSLEKQDKLFQSFSQVDGSRTRQYGGTGLGLAISQKLVEAMAGEVNFYSMGEGLGSTVTFTVPLYQDPLMVTAPLPDTADLLSSM